A DNA window from Pseudomonas tohonis contains the following coding sequences:
- a CDS encoding RidA family protein has translation MSKTVINSDKAPAAIGTYSQAIKAGNTVYMSGQIPLDPKTMELVEGFEAQTVQVFENLKAVAEAAGGSFKDIVKLNIFLTDLSHFAKVNEVMGRYFEQPYPARAAIGVAALPRGSQVEMDAILVIE, from the coding sequence ATGAGCAAGACCGTGATCAACAGCGACAAGGCCCCCGCCGCCATCGGCACCTACTCCCAGGCGATCAAGGCCGGCAACACCGTCTACATGTCCGGGCAGATCCCGCTCGACCCCAAGACCATGGAACTGGTGGAAGGCTTCGAAGCCCAGACCGTCCAGGTGTTCGAGAACCTGAAAGCCGTCGCCGAAGCCGCTGGTGGCTCCTTCAAGGACATCGTCAAGCTCAACATCTTCCTCACCGACCTGTCGCACTTCGCCAAGGTCAACGAAGTGATGGGCCGCTACTTCGAACAGCCCTATCCCGCCCGCGCCGCCATCGGCGTCGCCGCCCTGCCGCGCGGCTCGCAGGTGGAAATGGACGCCATCCTGGTGATCGAATAA